A genomic stretch from Setaria italica strain Yugu1 chromosome VII, Setaria_italica_v2.0, whole genome shotgun sequence includes:
- the LOC101770906 gene encoding ABC transporter C family member 4 — MMALPWWLATTACAAPPPGHGSLADLLAFVLLSPCPQRALVGAVDLVFLAACLVLLARRPRSGGGSAVAAAAPPEREALLQKPSHHPSPPPFRYVVSLGASAVLAAASVVLLALAILLLPSTPWRAAEAAFLSVHAVAHGAAAWTVATSRRAGAAQGAHQAHLRVFWLATALGAVLFSASAVVRGADGSLIFPDDVLAFAGLLVSLPLAYVAATGFTGHGTGAGDCEPEHAGEEAPASPYVAASFLSRATFSWIISLINKAYAAESLIADDVPPVPPGLRAEAAHDLFMSNWPASPASRHPVGVALWLSFWPRLVLTAFLGLARLAAMYVGPSLIDQFVEFIRRGGTPWEGLRLVLILLVGKAVQTLASHHYNFQGQLLGMRIRGALQTALYRKSLRLTAGARRAHGAGSIVNYIQVDAGIVSFAMHGLHGLWLMPLQIVVALLLLYTYLGPAVLMTLAVITAVTVITAFANKFNLSYQLKFLGVRDSRVKAITEMLNHMRVIKLQAWEDTFGGKVRDIRRDELGWLAKIMLFMCANTVVFSSGPLAMTVLVFGTYIASGGQLDAGKVFTATAFFRMLEGPMQNFPQTIVMSMQAFVSLGRLNKFLTDAEIDTTAVERVESGGAEDTPVAVEVQGGVFAWDVPASEEMRSSDSQARLGVEENGQGNGSAELVTVLKGIDVEVRRGELTAVVGTVGSGKSSLLSCIMGEMHKVSGKVSIFGSTAYVAQTAWIRNGTIQENILFGKPMHLERYSEIIHACCLEKDLEMMEFGDQTEIGERGINLSGGQKQRIQLARAVYQDCDIYLLDDIFSAVDAHTGSTIFMECLKGMLKNKTVLLVTHQMDFLQNVDTIIVMKDGLVIQSGIYGELLASCPDFSDLVAAHHSSMETTGEQGCHVQNTESSQASTGSVDVPSINSKSNDENGETTGTAINKEAGSSKLIKEEEKESGRVSWRVYKLYMTQAWGWWGVVVILVVTLLSEGSSMASNYWLSYETSGGPVFDTTIFLGVYASIVATTIILEMITTIIVTFLGLQSAQAFFNKMFDSILRAPMSFFDTTPSGRILSRASSDQSKIDTSLVFYVGFATSMCISVVTNIAVTCQVAWPSVIAVLPLLLLNIWYRNRYIATSRELTRLQGVTRAPIIDHFTETFLGAPTVRCFRKEDEFYQTNLDRINSNLRMSFHNYAANEWLGFRLELIGTLILSITAFLMISLPSNFIKKEFVGMSLSYGLSLNSLVYYTISISCMIENDMVAVERVHQYSTLPSEAAWEVADCLPSSNWPSRGDIDVKDLKVRYRQNTPLILKGITVSIKNGEKIGVVGRTGSGKSTLVQALFRIVEPAEGRIIIDGVDICTLGLHDLRSRFGVIPQEPVLFEGTVRSNIDPTGQYSEAEIWQALERCQLKDIVASKPEKLDALVADMGENWSVGQKQLLCFGRVILKRSRILFMDEATASVDSQTDAAIQRIIREEFAECTVISIAHRIPTVMDSDRVLVLDAGLVAEFDAPSKLMGRPSLFGAMVKEYASRSSSSKETDG; from the exons ATGATGGCGCTCCCCTGGTGGCTCGCCACCACGGCgtgcgctgcgccgccgcccggccacgGCTCCCTTGCCGACTTGCTCGCGTTCGTGCTCCTCTCCCCGTGCCCGCAGCGCGcgctcgtcggcgccgtcgaCCTCGTGTTCCTCGCCGCATGCCTCGTactcctcgcccgccgcccccgcagTGGAGGAGGCTCGGCTGTGGCGGCAGCGGCTCCTCCCGAACGCGAGGCGCTGCTGCAGAAGCCGAGTCATcacccttcgccgccgcccttcCGCTACGTGGTCTCGCTCGGGGCCTCCGCGGTCTTGGCGGCGGCGTCAGTCgtcctcctcgcgctcgcgATCCTGCTCCTGCCGAGTACGCCGTGGCGCGCCGCGGAGGCAGCCTTCCTCTCCGTCCACGCCGTCGCGCACGGAGCGGCCGCGTGGACCGTCGCCACGTCGCGGAGAGCAGGAGCTGCCCAAGGCGCGCACCAGGCCCACCTCCGCGTGTTCTGGCTCGCCACCGCGCTCGGCGCTGTGCTCTTCTCGGCCTCAGCGGTTGTCCGCGGCGCCGACGGCTCGCTGATCTTCCCGGACGATGttctcgccttcgccggccTGCTCGTCTCGCTGCCACTGGCATACGTAGCGGCCACTGGCTTCACCGGCCATGGCACCGGCGCGGGAGACTGTGAACCAGAGcacgccggcgaggaggcgccTGCGTCGCCCTACGTCGCcgcgtcgttcctctcgcgcgCGACGTTCAGCTGGATCATCTCCCTCATCAACAAGGCCTACGCAGCCGAGTCACTCATCGCCGACGACGTGCCACCGGTGCcccccggcctccgcgccgagGCCGCTCACGACCTGTTCATGTCCAACTggccggcgtcgccggcgtcgcggcACCCGGTGGGCGTCGCGCTGTGGCTGTCTTTCTGGCCGCGGCTCGTGCTTACCGCGTTTCTCGGCCTTGCGCGCCTCGCGGCCATGTACGTCGGCCCGTCGCTCATCGACCAGTTCGTCGAGTTCATCCGCCGCGGCGGGACGCCATGGGAGGGCCTCCGGCTCGTCCTCATCCTGCTCGTCGGCAAGGCGGTCCAGACGCTTGCGTCGCACCACTACAACTTCCAGGGCCAGCTCCTGGGCATGCGCATCCGCGGCGCGCTGCAGACGGCGCTCTACCGCAAGTCGCTGCGCCTCACCGCCGGCGCCCGCAGAGCGCACGGCGCCGGCTCCATCGTCAACTACATACAGGTGGACGCCGGGATCGTCTCGTTCGCCATGCACGGGCTCCACGGCCTGTGGCTGATGCCGCTGCAGATCGTGGTGGCTCTGCTGCTCCTCTACACCTACCTCGGTCCCGCCGTGCTCATGACGCTCGCCGTGATCACCGCGGTGACCGTGATCACCGCGTTCGCCAACAAGTTCAACCTGTCGTACCAGCTCAAGTTCCTTGGCGTCCGGGACAGCCGAGTCAAGGCCATCACCGAGATGCTCAACCACATGCGCGTCATCAAGCTGCAGGCGTGGGAGGATACATTCGGTGGCAAGGTCCGCGACATCCGGCGGGACGAGCTCGGGTGGCTCGCCAAGATCATGCTCTTCATGTGCGCCAACACGGTGGTGTTCTCGAGCGGCCCGCTCGCCATGACGGTGCTCGTGTTCGGGACCTACATCGCCTCCGGCGGGCAGCTCGACGCCGGCAAGGTGTTCACGGCCACGGCGTTCTTCCGCATGCTGGAAGGCCCCATGCAGAACTTTCCCCAAACGATCGTCATGTCCATGCAGGCGTTCGTGTCGCTCGGCAGGCTGAACAAGTTCCTGACGGACGCCGAGATCGACACGACGGCCGTGGAGCGCGTCGAGAGCGGCGGCGCTGAGGACACGCCGGTGGCCGTCGAGGTGCAAGGCGGCGTGTTTGCGTGGGACGTGCCGGCAAGCGAGGAGATGAGGAGCAGCGACAGCCAGGCCCGCCTTGGCGTGGAAGAGAATGGCCAAGGAAATGGGTCGGCGGAGTTGGTGACAGTACTGAAGGGGATTGATGTTGAGGTGAGGAGGGGTGAGCTCACGGCGGTGGTCGGGACGGTGGGCTCTGGCAAGTCATCGCTGCTGTCGTGCATCATGGGAGAGATGCACAAGGTCTCCGGCAAG GTTAGCATATTTGGAAGCACAGCATATGTTGCCCAGACCGCTTGGATCCGAAATGGAACCATTCAAGAGAACATTTTATTTGGAAAGCCAATGCACCTTGAGAGATATTCAGAAATCATACATGCTTGCTGCCTGGAAAAGGATTTGGAAATGATGGAGTTTGGTGACCAGACTGAAATAGGTGAGCGAGGGATCAATCTCAGCGGGGGTCAGAAGCAACGCATTCAGCTTGCAAGAGCAGTTTATCAAGATTGCGATATATATCTTCTTGATGACATCTTTAGTGCAGTTGATGCTCATACTGGATCAACTATTTTCATG GAATGTCTGAAAGGCATGCTCAAGAATAAGACCGTGTTGCTTGTGACTCACCAAATGGACTTCTTGCAAAATGTGGATACTATAATT GTAATGAAAGATGGGTTAGTCATCCAGTCAGGGATCTATGGTGAGTTATTAGCATCGTGCCCTGATTTTTCAGATCTTGTTGCTGCTCATCATAGTTCCATGGAGACAACAGGGGAACAAGGTTGCCATGTTCAGAACACAGAGAGCTCTCAGGCTTCCACAGGATCTGTAGATGTCCCATCTATCAACTCGAAATCCAATGACGAAAATGGTGAAACAACTGGCACTGCGATAAACAAAGAAGCAGGTTCTTCTAAGTTGATCaaggaagaggaaaaggagagTGGCCGAGTAAGCTGGCGTGTGTACAAGCTATACATGACACAGGCTTGGGGATGGTGGGGAGTTGTGGTCATTTTAGTTGTGACACTACTGTCAGAGGGCTCCAGTATGGCTAGTAACTACTGGCTGTCATATGAAACATCAGGTGGCCCTGTATTTGACACTACCATATTTCTTGGTGTTTATGCTTCAATAGTTGCTACTACGATTATATTGGAAATGATCACCACTATTATTGTGACATTCTTGGGGCTTCAATCAGCACAGGCCTTTTTCAACAAGATGTTTGACAGCATTCTAAGAGCTCCAATGTCATTTTTTGACACCACTCCTTCAGGAAGGATCCTAAGCAGG GCATCATCGGACCAATCAAAAATTGATACTTCCCTTGTGTTCTATGTTGGGTTTGCCACATCAATGTGCATTTCTGTGGTTACCAACATTGCTGTTACTTGCCAAGTTGCATGGCCGTCAGTCATAGCAGTGCTTCCTCTACTGCTTTTGAACATCTGGTATCGG AATCGTTATATTGCAACATCCCGAGAGCTTACTCGTCTTCAAGGAGTAACAAGGGCGCCGATTATTGATCACTTTACAGAAACCTTTTTGGGTGCCCCAACTGTAAGGTGCTTCCGAAAGGAGGACGAGTTCTACCAGACAAACCTGGACAGGATCAATTCGAATTTGCGCATGTCTTTCCATAATTATGCAGCTAATGAGTGGCTTGGATTTCGCCTGGAGCTAATTGGCACACTTATATTGTCTATAACCGCTTTTCTCATGATCAGTTTGCCTAGCAATTTCATCAAGAAAG AATTTGTCGGCATGTCCCTTTCCTATGGCCTTTCTCTTAACTCCTTAGTATACTACACAATTTCCATAAGCTGTATGATCGAAAATGATATGGTAGCTGTAGAGAGGGTGCATCAGTATAGTACCCTCCCTTCTGAGGCAGCATGGGAGGTTGCAGATTGTCTTCCCTCATCAAATTGGCCCAGCCGAGGAGATATTGATGTGAAAGATCTGAAG GTTCGGTATCGTCAAAATACACCTTTAATCTTGAAAGGTATTACTGTAAGTATTAAGAATGGGGAAAAGATTGGAGTTGTGGGAAGGACTGGCAGCGGCAAGTCGACTTTAGTCCAGGCTTTATTCAGGATTGTGGAGCCTGCAGAAGGCCGAATCATCATCGATGGTGTTGATATCTGCACTTTGGGGCTTCATGATCTAAGGTCTCGCTTTGGTGTGATTCCCCAAGAACCTGTGCTCTTTGAAGGAACTGTAAGAAGCAACATAGACCCAACTGGGCAGTATTCTGAGGCTGAAATATGGCAG GCCCTCGAGCGTTGCCAGCTAAAGGATATAGTAGCTTCAAAACCAGAGAAGCTTGATGCACTAG TTGCCGACATGGGGGAGAACTGGAGTGTAGGGCAGAAGCAGCTCCTCTGCTTTGGCCGTGTTATACTGAAACGCAGCCGGATCCTCTTCATGGATGAGGCAACAGCTTCGGTTGATTCTCAAACAGATGCAGCTATCCAGAGGATCATCCGAGAGGAATTCGCCGAATGCACCGTCATCAGCATTGCCCACCGTATACCGACTGTAATGGACAGCGACCGAGTTCTGGTGTTGGATGCAG GGCTAGTGGCTGAGTTTGACGCACCCTCCAAGCTGATGGGGAGGCCGTCACTCTTTGGTGCCATGGTTAAGGAGTACGCAAGTCGTTCTTCCAGCTCGAAGGAAACGGATGGATGA